The Methanofollis sp. genome includes the window GATATATATTCTTGCCCTCGACTGCCCCCGCGAATGCGGGGGGGACTCTGCTCGAAGACGTTCCGGATTCTAAAGCTCGTTGATGCTCGCGCACAGACTCTAGAAAAGTCGGAGGCTCGATAGGGCCCCCCCGTACACTCCAGGGAAATAGATAGACCGATATCCTCATCCGGGGGACTACGCCCCCGGACCCTCCTCAGGATAGGAGTGAGACGGCACTCTCCTGCACCAGGATATTCTGTCCTGTCTTTCCCGGTTCAATCCTGAGTGAGGACGACCGGAGCGAGTTTGAGTAAACCGAAGGTTTTCGAGGTCCGGGGGCGTAGTCCCCCGGGTACACTCCCGGGGAAGGCGATAGATCCGGGTCTGCAGATGGGGAAGGTACTTACTCTTCGTATTTCCCCTTCAGACCTTCCCAGCCCGTGTACCCGCAGTAGATGCAACCGACGCCGTCACACCGGCTGCAGCGTTTTGCAGGCCGCCGCACAAGCACCCTGCCGGTGCGACCGCAGTTGGTGCAGCCGATACCGTCGCAGTGGTTGCAGACGACCTCTTCATAGATATCTTCAGCCATATCACACAATTTTTCGCTGTGAAGAGGATTAATCCTTCGAAAGGGGTGATCCACAAGGATTTATCCTATCACATGCCACGCAGGGCATGCACGAGTACGGCCGCCAGATGGTCCACCTCGTCTTTGGTCTGGGCATCGCATCCATCCTCCTCGTCCCTGTGCCCGGTCTTGCCGTGCTTATCTATGCGTCAGGCCTTCTTGGCGGTCTCATGCTCGTCGAGGCCGTGCTTCGCGGCTGGTACGTGCCCGGCATCGCGGAGATCATCGGTGCCCTCGAAAGAGAGGACGTCTTCCCCGGAAAAGGCACGGTCTATTTCGTCGCAAGCGCTCTCTTCTGTTCGGTGGCCTTCGAGCCGCGGGTCGCCTTCATTGCCGTCCTCTCCCTCACGGTCCTCGACTCGGTCGCGACAATCGCCGGCCTCCGCTTCGGGAGGCACAAGATTCTCAACGGGAAGACCCTCGAAGGGTCGGGGACAGGCTTTATCGCACTGTTCCTCTCCCTCCTGCCGATGCTGCCCCCCTCTGCCGCATTCCTTGTCGCCAGCGTCGCTGCCCTCGCCGAACTCTTCTCCCCTATCGACGACAACCTCGTCATACCTGTGGCGGCAGGATGTGCTCTGACACTCCTCTCATGAACCGGCGGGCAGCGTGCCCGATCCCTTCATCCTGTACCCCCGTTCAGGCACCGCCATCTCAAAACGTGCACCTCTCCCTTCGTCACCAGTCTCGGCGATACCGATCCCGGTTATGTCAAGGATCTCCTTTGCAAGGAAGAGGCCATAACCGGTGTTCCTCCCGTACCCTGCCAGAAAGATCTTGTTCCTGGAATCCCTGACAATCCCGATGCCGTTATCCTCGACCGTGAGGACACCGCCGTCGCCATTCGCCCGGAACGACACCCTGATCTCGGTCACCCGCTCCCCGTGCCTGATGGCATTGTCAAACAAGTTAAAGAGCACTTTTTCAAACATGGGGTCGGCATAGATCTCGATATCGCCGGTGTCGGCAAGAATGGATACTTTCCCGGTACCCCGGGAGAGGTCGGCTGCTACTTTCCTGACCGCGTCCCCCACATGCTGCCATGCCGGGGCATGTACACCCATGTTCTCATAGTCCCGCGTAAAGACGACCTGGCGCTGGATCGTATCGATCAACCTGCTGCATATGCCAGAATAGTTCTTGATCACAGGCTCACCATCACCGGCAGCACGATTGATGAGGGTCATGTACCCCTGCAATGCCGTCGTCTGGTTGAGGAGGTCGTGGCGGGTGATGCTGTTCAGGAGGTTGAGCTTTTTGTTTGCCTTCTTTATGGCCTCCTGGTAACCGCGGATCTCGGAGATGTCCTGACAGATTCCGCTCAGACGTACAGGGCGGCCGGATTCGTCTCTCTCCATCACGGTCCCCCAGGCCTGGAGCAGAACGGTACGGCCGGCATCGCCTGTGAGATGCACCTCCTGTACAAAGATGGGAGATAGCCCGGCCAGAGTGGCAACAACAGCCTCTTCTACGGGGGCACGATCTGCCTCAGAAATCAACTGACCGATCGTCTGTCCGTCTGCCTCCAGACAATCTTGCGGATAGCCGAGCATGGCGGCAAGGTGCCGGTTGAGGGTCACCTTCTCTGTCTGCATGTCGCACTCCCACGTGCCCAGTCTCACACCCTCGACGACATGTTCAAGCCACTGCCTGCTCTTGTTGAGGGCGTGCTCCGCCTCCTTCTGGCTGGTGATGTCCCGTGAAATGGCGGAAAATCCGGTAATTGCTCCTTCTTCATCACGGATAGGGGATATCGTGATGGCAATGTGGATCTCTTCACCGTCCCTCCTCACCCGGACTGTCTCGAAGGTGTCCTTATGGCCGACATGTAAGATCTCTCGTATGGCGTCCATGAACTCTTCACGACGGTCCCGTGGGGCAAGCATGGACACATGACGCCCTATTACCTCATGGTCGGCGTACCTGTATATTCTCTCGGCTCCCCTGTTCCATTCAGTGATAATCCCTTCAACCGTCGTCCCGAAGATCGCATCGTCTGAAGATTCGACGATGGCCGCAAGGCGACGCCGGGCCTTCTCTGCCTCTCTCTCCGCCGTGACGTCACGGAAGACCAGCACCGCACCGACTATGATACCTTCTTTATCCCTGACAGGAGCGGCACTGCTGGCGATAACGCGTTGTACACTGTCACGTGAGACGAGGATGGTGTGAATTCGGTGGCCTGTCGTCATGCCATGCCTGATCACCCTCATCACCGGGTTTTCCAGAGGTTGTGAGTTCTTCTCATCGATAATATGGAATATGCCGGCAAGAGACTTCCCCATTGCCTCCTCCTCCTTCCATCCAGTCAGGGACTCGGCCACGGTGTTGATGAGGGTCACCCTCCCGTCCTCCCCGGTGACGATGACGCCATCTCCAATGGAGCGCAACGTGACATTTAACCGTTCTTCGCTCTCCCTGAGGGCGTTCTCGGTCTGTAACTGCCGGGTGATATCCCGCGTGACACTCTGCGCCCCTATCACCTCGCCGTCCCGTATGATCGGGCCGCCGTTGATTTCGACATAGATACAGTTCCCATCTTTTCTCTTCACCCGGGTCCTGAACCCCTCAAAACACTCTCTATTATGGAGTGTTTTCTCGAAACAGGCATCGATTATTTCCTGATCATCTTCGGCAACGAACTCACGGAACGAATGGCAGACTATCTCTCCGTTCCCGTATCCGGTGATCCTGGTCATCGAAGGGGAGGCATAGGAAATGATCCCGCCCATATTCCCGAGGGTCACGCCGTCGGCAATCCCTTCTGTGATCAGGCGATAACGCTCTTCGGCCTCCTGCAACGCTATTTCAGCCTGTTTTTTCCCGGAGATATCGATTGCAATCCCCTGTGCTCCAAGAAGACGCCCGGCATCGTCCCTGATGGGGGTGAGATTCAGGAGAACTGAGATGGTCTTTCCTCCGTCTGACCTGGTCTGGACTCGTAACTCAAGGCCCCAGGCACGGCCGCCGGTACGTATCAGACGGATACATGTCTCCTCTGCGTCTTCCCGGTCGTCAGGATGGACATGGAAATACCATGGCTTCCCATAGACCTCACCTTCAGGCAGACCGAGAACTTCCAGACCCCTGCGATTGATATAGACAAGGTTTCCCTCAATGTCCATTTTAAAGAGTGTCTCCGGGAGGTTATCGACAAGTTCACGATACTTTTTCTCAGATTTCCGGAGTTCGTACTCCACTCTTCTCCTTTGCACGGCCTGCCGGATCTTGTGGGACAACTCCGCGAACTGCGCCACAGGGTCACCTCCTTTCTGGAGATAAAAGTCGGCCCCACTGTTCAGTGCCTCTATAACCACTTTTTCCCGTCCCTTGCCGGTGAAAAGAATAAAAGGAAGGTCGGGATGGTGGAGGCGGATCTCCTTGAGAAAAGTGATCCCGTCTACATCAGGCATATCATAGTCCGAGACGACGGCCTCGTACCTGCCGCTCCTGAGTTTCTCCCGTGCTTCCGCAACGGTTGTTGCCATATCGACGCACAGGTCGCCGCACTCTTCCAGAAATACCTTGCCGATATCGAGGAGGGCGGGTTCGTCGTCCACAAGCAGAAGGCTTATCATGGATATCTCCCGGGAAAATGAGGAAACGATCCGCGATTTTCCCTATCTAAGGCACGCGATACATATTGTTATCTACATATATGGGATACTATTTTGTTCTGGACACTCGCTGACATTGCCCTTTCCGAAGAGAGGACATAGGCTTCAGGCCGGATCAATTGCTGTGATACGTCCTCCTGTTTTCTATCCTGCCCAATGAGCGGGGAGATGAATAACACCAGGGTTTAAGATACTCTGGAATCATATCATCCGGAAAGATCACCGGAGGAAAGAAAAAAGGATGAATGTACAGCCCTATGCCTGGAGATGGGGACAGATCCTCTCCACGCATTCGTCGTCGCGGCGCTTCCGGGAGATCGACCTCCTGAGGGGGATCGCCATCGTCATGATGGTCGTCTACCATCTCCTCTTCGACCTCGCCTTCTTCGGCATCGCAGAGATAGATGTGCTGGGCGGGTTCTGGCGGTACTTCGCCCTTGCCACTGCCACCCTCTTCATCGCCCTTGCAGGACTCTCCCTCCCGATCAGTTATGAGAGGAGACGGCAGGAGATGACCGGGTCTTCACTCTGGTTTGAGTATGGCCGGAGAGGAGGCAAGGTCTTCTTCTTCGGCATGCTCGCCACCCTCGCCACCTGGATCTTCCTCGGCGAGGGCTTCATTGTCTTTGGCATCCTCCACCTCATCGGCTTCGCCATCATCACCGCCCCCTTCTTCCTGCGGTTCGGACGGTGGAACTTCCTCGCCGGTGCCGGGGTCGTCCTTGCCGCCGTGCCCTTCAGCCAGATCGCCGGACCGTCCTGGCTCATCCCTCTCGGCATTCACCCGGCCGGATTTTATAGCGTCGACTATGTCCCCATCATCCCATGGCTCGGCGTGGCCCTGATCGGCATGGCGATAGGTTTCCTCCTCTATCCCGGGGGGAGACGCCGGTTCGGCGTCCCGGAGATGGAGGGGAGAGGGGGGGACGCCCTCTGCGTGATGGGCAGGAACTCGCTTGCGATCTACCTCCTCCACCAGCCGGTGATCGTGGCGGTCCTCCTTGTAGTCAGGGCCGTGATCGGGTGAGGGGGGTCCGGGACATGCCCTGAACCGGCCGGTTCGATGAAAAAAGAGATCGGCCCTGGAAAGATCTTCTCTATCGCTCTCTCTGTTTGAGAAAACCTTTGCCCAACAGGAGATCCTGAAGAACGAGATCACTGTCTCCTCCCCTATCCTGAAGGGGGGGCCGGGGGGCGTGCCCCCCGGCAAAGGTATCAGCACAGAATTTTTCCAGAGCAAAAACTCAGATCAGGGGTTCGGGTTCACGCCCGCCCGGCGCGGGCAGGGCCTTGCCGCTGACCAGCACCTGCCTGTCCGTCTCCTGGAGTTTCGTGAGCACCACCCTCTTGCCGAGGGGCGTCATCGCAAAGACCGGCACCGCCGTGCCTGCCTGGAGGAGGGCGCGGGGCCCGGCCTCCTCTCTGATTGCGGCCGAGGCGCAGGCCGTCACCAGGTCGGCGACGGCCGCAAGGCGCCGCGCCTCCTCTGCGGAGACGCCGGTCGTGTGGACGGCGATGATCAGGGCGTCGGGGTGTGCGGACCGCACCGTCTCCGCGTCGTCCGCGGTCGCCACAGTAACCGCCGCCGGAGAGAGGCTGAGGTCATAGGCGAATGCCGCACCGGCGGGCATGTCGATCCGTGCCGTCGCCGGGTCAAGCACCCGGCCGCCGAGACCTTCGATCCTCCCGATCACCTGCGGGATCGGGGAGGTCTCGACGATCCCGGAGACCCGGCCGCCGATGCCCTGCACCTGGTCGGGCGCCGTCACGACCACCGTGCCGACGCCGTCACAGACGATGACAGCCGAGCGCACAAGCCCGTTCCTGAGGGCGGAGGAGATCAACTCCGACGCCCCGAAGAGGACGAAGTCCGACGTGTCCGTCACCTGACGGGCCGGGTTGCACATCCCGAAGGCCCGCATCCTCTCCTCGATGTTCTCCCGGATCGCCTCCTCCGTCATCTCATGGACAGAGCAGGAGAACTTCTCCGCAAGGGGGCAGGACCGGATCAGGGGTTTTCCGACCTCGACGACCCTGCCGTCCCGCACCACGATCCTCGTCTTTCCGATTGCCTCGATGATATGCTCGTCTGTCATGGTTCCTCCAGAAAGAGCGGGACGTCCCTGAACGCGTCCGCGTCGAAGACCCCCCGCGTCGTCACCCGCAGGTGCGGGATCACGGTCAGGGCCAGGAAGGAGAGGTACATGAAGGGGTGGTCCACCGCTCCCATCACCTTCGTCTCCAGAGCAAGGCGTTCCAGAGCCTCGCAGACCGCGGGGTAGGGCATGGTCGCCATCAGGCCGCCGCAGGCGAGGGGCAGGGTGGTGACTCTCTCACCCCTGACTGCGGTCATCGCGCCCTGGTGCCTGACGACCTCTCTGATCGCCCGCACGATCTCGT containing:
- a CDS encoding PAS domain S-box protein, which produces MISLLLVDDEPALLDIGKVFLEECGDLCVDMATTVAEAREKLRSGRYEAVVSDYDMPDVDGITFLKEIRLHHPDLPFILFTGKGREKVVIEALNSGADFYLQKGGDPVAQFAELSHKIRQAVQRRRVEYELRKSEKKYRELVDNLPETLFKMDIEGNLVYINRRGLEVLGLPEGEVYGKPWYFHVHPDDREDAEETCIRLIRTGGRAWGLELRVQTRSDGGKTISVLLNLTPIRDDAGRLLGAQGIAIDISGKKQAEIALQEAEERYRLITEGIADGVTLGNMGGIISYASPSMTRITGYGNGEIVCHSFREFVAEDDQEIIDACFEKTLHNRECFEGFRTRVKRKDGNCIYVEINGGPIIRDGEVIGAQSVTRDITRQLQTENALRESEERLNVTLRSIGDGVIVTGEDGRVTLINTVAESLTGWKEEEAMGKSLAGIFHIIDEKNSQPLENPVMRVIRHGMTTGHRIHTILVSRDSVQRVIASSAAPVRDKEGIIVGAVLVFRDVTAEREAEKARRRLAAIVESSDDAIFGTTVEGIITEWNRGAERIYRYADHEVIGRHVSMLAPRDRREEFMDAIREILHVGHKDTFETVRVRRDGEEIHIAITISPIRDEEGAITGFSAISRDITSQKEAEHALNKSRQWLEHVVEGVRLGTWECDMQTEKVTLNRHLAAMLGYPQDCLEADGQTIGQLISEADRAPVEEAVVATLAGLSPIFVQEVHLTGDAGRTVLLQAWGTVMERDESGRPVRLSGICQDISEIRGYQEAIKKANKKLNLLNSITRHDLLNQTTALQGYMTLINRAAGDGEPVIKNYSGICSRLIDTIQRQVVFTRDYENMGVHAPAWQHVGDAVRKVAADLSRGTGKVSILADTGDIEIYADPMFEKVLFNLFDNAIRHGERVTEIRVSFRANGDGGVLTVEDNGIGIVRDSRNKIFLAGYGRNTGYGLFLAKEILDITGIGIAETGDEGRGARFEMAVPERGYRMKGSGTLPAGS
- a CDS encoding heparan-alpha-glucosaminide N-acetyltransferase, encoding MNVQPYAWRWGQILSTHSSSRRFREIDLLRGIAIVMMVVYHLLFDLAFFGIAEIDVLGGFWRYFALATATLFIALAGLSLPISYERRRQEMTGSSLWFEYGRRGGKVFFFGMLATLATWIFLGEGFIVFGILHLIGFAIITAPFFLRFGRWNFLAGAGVVLAAVPFSQIAGPSWLIPLGIHPAGFYSVDYVPIIPWLGVALIGMAIGFLLYPGGRRRFGVPEMEGRGGDALCVMGRNSLAIYLLHQPVIVAVLLVVRAVIG
- a CDS encoding methanogenesis marker 8 protein, which encodes MTDEHIIEAIGKTRIVVRDGRVVEVGKPLIRSCPLAEKFSCSVHEMTEEAIRENIEERMRAFGMCNPARQVTDTSDFVLFGASELISSALRNGLVRSAVIVCDGVGTVVVTAPDQVQGIGGRVSGIVETSPIPQVIGRIEGLGGRVLDPATARIDMPAGAAFAYDLSLSPAAVTVATADDAETVRSAHPDALIIAVHTTGVSAEEARRLAAVADLVTACASAAIREEAGPRALLQAGTAVPVFAMTPLGKRVVLTKLQETDRQVLVSGKALPAPGGREPEPLI